In a genomic window of Corynebacterium choanae:
- the gnpA gene encoding 1,3-beta-galactosyl-N-acetylhexosamine phosphorylase, producing the protein MSQFPANRLTLPVQHGIDDILHKITDRLHADAWRNSDGTELPGEAHSADVAIYATYFPARGDQAHALAHPEETTRIYLMSHPVTAFASTLTIDIMDGYFAQQIAPDITCDLRRYWQVIDRTTGETITPDAWQVTSVPRTDAHDFPDDDPRSQQVTVTISDTQPTHEYTVNFLAWQLWDSTQMYNYITNGWHRDPTREKERPYDTRYPATHIHQREQLDQWLRDNPHVDVVRFTTFFYHFTLVFDETGKQRYVDWFGYTTTVSPAALEAFAAEYGYELVPEDFIDGGYYNSPFRPPRKRYRDWMEFTGRFVCDRIAELTDIVHQHGRTAMMFLGDNWIGTEPYGPNFANCGIDAVVGSVGSAATCRMISDIEHVSLTEGRFLPYFFPDVFNPDGDPVGEAWTSWRQARRAIMRHPLDRMGYGGYLDLALKTPGFVEVMEEIVTEFRAIADAGTAEDPATTGVTVAVINAWGKLRSWQTHMVAHALPYTFTDGYVGVLEALAGLPVDVRFISFDEVIESQGAVLADVDVLINVGAAGEAFSGGPAWDDPVLCELIRRFVAAGGGIVGVGEPTATTGYADRCFALCDVFGVDKERGFSLSTDRHWECVPPAATLGVDVSLLGELPDHGSMIVPVRDSVELLAVGDNRVLCASHRYGQGQAWYVHSLPYSPGRARLLLGVLHAAAGRPLGGCDLPLAADPAVDVAVYPAQQRMLVANSTDQPVTTTITGVGESLTLPAHGSRWLPYPAGK; encoded by the coding sequence ATGTCGCAATTTCCGGCGAACAGACTCACTCTTCCGGTTCAACACGGCATCGATGACATACTGCACAAAATCACCGACCGACTGCACGCTGATGCGTGGCGCAACAGCGACGGCACCGAGCTCCCCGGGGAAGCGCACAGCGCCGACGTGGCGATCTACGCCACCTACTTTCCGGCGCGCGGCGACCAAGCCCATGCCCTAGCCCATCCGGAAGAAACCACCCGGATTTATCTCATGAGTCACCCGGTGACTGCGTTTGCATCCACCCTCACCATTGACATTATGGACGGCTATTTTGCGCAGCAGATAGCCCCCGACATCACCTGTGATCTGCGGCGCTACTGGCAGGTAATTGATCGCACCACCGGGGAGACAATCACCCCCGACGCTTGGCAAGTCACTAGTGTGCCACGCACCGATGCACATGATTTTCCAGATGACGATCCCCGCAGCCAACAGGTGACCGTCACCATCAGCGACACGCAGCCCACCCACGAATACACGGTGAACTTTCTTGCCTGGCAGTTGTGGGATTCCACCCAAATGTACAACTACATCACCAACGGCTGGCATCGTGATCCGACCCGGGAAAAGGAACGCCCCTACGACACCCGCTATCCGGCAACCCACATTCATCAGCGGGAACAGCTCGACCAGTGGCTGCGGGATAACCCGCACGTTGACGTGGTGCGGTTTACCACCTTCTTCTATCACTTCACCCTGGTTTTCGACGAAACAGGCAAGCAACGCTACGTCGACTGGTTCGGCTACACCACCACCGTGTCGCCGGCCGCACTGGAGGCTTTTGCTGCCGAATATGGTTATGAACTCGTGCCGGAAGATTTCATCGACGGCGGCTACTACAACAGTCCTTTTCGGCCGCCAAGGAAACGCTATCGGGATTGGATGGAGTTCACTGGCCGGTTTGTGTGCGACCGGATCGCGGAACTCACCGACATTGTGCATCAGCATGGCCGCACCGCGATGATGTTCTTAGGTGATAACTGGATCGGCACCGAACCATATGGGCCGAACTTTGCCAACTGCGGGATTGATGCGGTGGTCGGTTCGGTCGGTTCGGCAGCAACCTGCCGCATGATCAGCGACATTGAGCATGTGTCGTTGACCGAAGGGCGGTTTCTGCCCTATTTCTTCCCCGACGTGTTCAACCCCGATGGTGATCCAGTAGGGGAGGCGTGGACGTCGTGGCGGCAGGCGCGCCGGGCGATTATGCGGCATCCACTTGATCGGATGGGATACGGCGGATATTTAGATTTGGCGCTGAAAACCCCTGGTTTTGTGGAGGTGATGGAGGAGATCGTCACCGAATTTCGGGCGATTGCTGATGCTGGCACGGCTGAAGATCCGGCAACTACCGGGGTGACAGTGGCGGTGATCAATGCGTGGGGCAAGCTCCGCTCTTGGCAAACCCACATGGTGGCGCATGCTTTGCCGTACACCTTCACCGACGGCTATGTCGGTGTGCTGGAAGCTCTTGCCGGACTGCCGGTTGATGTGCGCTTTATCAGCTTCGACGAGGTCATCGAGTCGCAAGGGGCTGTGCTTGCCGATGTTGATGTGTTGATCAATGTTGGTGCCGCCGGGGAGGCGTTTAGCGGCGGTCCGGCGTGGGATGATCCTGTGCTTTGTGAACTGATTCGCCGATTTGTGGCTGCCGGCGGGGGGATTGTTGGTGTTGGTGAACCCACAGCCACCACCGGCTATGCGGATCGTTGTTTTGCTTTGTGTGACGTGTTTGGGGTGGATAAGGAACGCGGATTTTCCCTGTCCACTGATCGGCATTGGGAGTGTGTGCCTCCTGCGGCCACACTGGGCGTTGATGTGTCGCTCCTCGGTGAGCTACCAGATCATGGATCAATGATTGTGCCGGTGCGTGACAGCGTGGAATTGCTTGCGGTCGGCGACAACCGGGTGCTGTGTGCATCCCACCGCTATGGGCAAGGGCAGGCCTGGTATGTGCACAGTTTGCCCTATAGTCCTGGCCGTGCCCGGCTGCTGCTCGGCGTGCTCCACGCAGCAGCAGGTCGTCCACTGGGTGGGTGCGACTTGCCGCTGGCGGCCGATCCGGCAGTGGATGTTGCCGTCTATCCTGCCCAGCAGCGCATGCTGGTGGCGAACTCAACTGATCAGCCAGTAACCACGACGATTACCGGGGTTGGGGAGTCGCTGACATTGCCAGCACATGGCTCCCGGTGGCTGCCCTACCCGGCGGGGAAGTAG
- a CDS encoding ABC transporter substrate-binding protein has product MNTLSTKRLVSLLSVAALSTVGLAACGSDDTAKDAVDTASSTVSSAASEAAPSGDAVAIEYWHRLPDKDGMIKVAEAADEFNAANPDIQVKTVKFEGDATASYDKISAAIKAGNAPCLAQASYDGLPAMLMRGELMDVTDLAKEYQDHYGAGPWGQVTLGGKTYGLPQDTGPLVYYYDKDAFDELGITAPTTWDEYWSNAEKAQAAGKYTSAFFKDEAGDWYAALNAAYGAQWFDIDGDAWAVDVNGPTSQKVADAWQTSINSGTTLVADRWGDPAPTDTALKEGTLIGYIGAAWEAAFNLDPLGKEEANWQVAQMPEQQSGPWGGSALVVLKGCEAPEAALKFADWYNTNLKAMASQGLVPAAKGKVETPEAIKKLYGGQDVMAELTKAADNANPRWLYSPTWPTVKETLIDNAGSGMPLQANIDAAQAEAITSLEGAGLQVKK; this is encoded by the coding sequence ATGAACACGCTTAGCACCAAACGACTGGTGAGCCTGCTGTCAGTGGCTGCACTGTCCACTGTGGGCCTGGCCGCCTGCGGCTCAGACGACACGGCAAAGGATGCAGTAGATACTGCCTCAAGCACCGTGTCGAGCGCTGCCAGCGAAGCCGCTCCTAGTGGGGATGCTGTCGCCATCGAGTATTGGCACCGTCTGCCGGACAAGGATGGCATGATCAAGGTTGCTGAGGCTGCCGACGAATTCAATGCCGCAAACCCGGATATTCAGGTCAAGACGGTGAAGTTCGAAGGTGACGCCACCGCCAGCTATGACAAGATTTCGGCGGCGATCAAGGCAGGTAACGCCCCATGTTTGGCACAGGCCTCCTATGATGGCCTGCCCGCCATGCTTATGCGCGGTGAACTCATGGATGTCACCGATCTTGCCAAGGAGTACCAAGATCACTACGGTGCCGGCCCGTGGGGTCAAGTCACCTTGGGTGGCAAAACCTATGGTCTGCCGCAGGACACCGGCCCGCTGGTCTACTACTACGACAAGGATGCCTTCGACGAGCTGGGGATCACCGCCCCAACCACCTGGGACGAATACTGGTCGAATGCTGAAAAGGCACAGGCTGCCGGCAAGTACACCTCCGCCTTCTTCAAGGATGAAGCCGGTGACTGGTATGCCGCATTAAACGCCGCCTACGGCGCACAATGGTTCGACATCGACGGTGACGCGTGGGCAGTTGACGTCAACGGACCTACCTCGCAAAAGGTGGCCGATGCGTGGCAAACCTCCATCAACTCCGGCACTACCCTGGTTGCTGATCGGTGGGGCGACCCGGCACCAACCGACACGGCACTGAAAGAAGGCACCCTCATCGGCTATATCGGTGCCGCTTGGGAAGCTGCTTTCAACCTTGATCCGCTAGGAAAAGAAGAGGCAAACTGGCAGGTAGCCCAAATGCCGGAACAGCAGTCCGGTCCATGGGGCGGCTCTGCACTCGTTGTCTTGAAGGGCTGCGAAGCACCAGAGGCCGCACTGAAATTCGCCGACTGGTACAACACCAACCTCAAGGCCATGGCCAGCCAGGGGCTCGTGCCGGCTGCCAAGGGCAAGGTGGAAACCCCAGAGGCCATTAAGAAGCTCTATGGCGGACAAGATGTCATGGCTGAGCTGACAAAGGCTGCTGACAATGCCAACCCGCGCTGGCTGTACAGCCCAACTTGGCCAACGGTGAAAGAAACCCTCATCGACAATGCGGGCAGCGGTATGCCGCTGCAGGCCAACATTGACGCGGCGCAAGCTGAGGCGATCACCTCACTGGAAGGTGCCGGCCTGCAGGTGAAGAAGTAG
- a CDS encoding DeoR/GlpR family DNA-binding transcription regulator: MNRQLRLTRLLELVTAQGFVTIDDLVDSLEVSAATARRDVEYLANQQLLTRTRGGAMANATSGEIPLGMKATKRSREKKAIAAAVAAQVKPGQVIALNGGTTATACAYEIGIATAAEEAFTRTPLTVVTNAVNIANDLVVRPGVRLVVIGGVARAQSYELIGPLAEPMLRNIDIDTFYIGADAVDPQRGLYTHNDGEAAINSRLVQAARHTVAITDSSKFTTSAFAHICNISHLAALITDNGISDEQLAALQERTEVLLVDPAANNS, translated from the coding sequence ATGAATCGTCAACTGCGCCTCACCCGTCTGCTTGAACTCGTCACCGCGCAAGGCTTTGTCACCATCGACGATTTGGTCGACTCGCTGGAAGTGTCGGCGGCAACCGCACGGCGCGATGTGGAATATTTAGCGAATCAGCAGCTACTGACTCGCACCCGTGGTGGGGCGATGGCGAACGCCACCTCCGGGGAGATTCCGCTGGGAATGAAAGCGACGAAACGTTCCCGGGAGAAAAAAGCGATCGCAGCTGCTGTTGCCGCACAGGTGAAACCCGGTCAGGTCATTGCCTTAAATGGCGGCACCACAGCCACCGCCTGCGCATATGAGATCGGCATTGCTACCGCGGCGGAGGAAGCCTTCACCCGCACTCCGCTGACAGTGGTGACAAATGCGGTCAATATTGCCAACGACTTGGTGGTGCGACCGGGGGTTCGGCTGGTGGTGATCGGCGGAGTGGCGCGTGCCCAATCCTATGAGCTGATCGGTCCGCTCGCGGAACCAATGCTGCGCAACATCGACATTGACACGTTCTATATCGGGGCTGATGCGGTCGACCCGCAGCGGGGACTCTACACCCACAATGATGGGGAAGCAGCAATTAATTCCCGGCTGGTGCAAGCAGCCCGCCACACCGTTGCCATCACCGACTCGTCGAAGTTTACGACCAGTGCGTTCGCCCATATTTGCAATATCAGTCATCTGGCGGCGCTGATCACCGACAACGGAATTAGCGACGAGCAGTTGGCGGCGCTGCAGGAACGCACCGAAGTGCTGCTCGTCGACCCAGCAGCCAACAACAGCTAG
- a CDS encoding DUF4032 domain-containing protein has protein sequence MAPLSINAASPDPQLMNLPWDRPLEKWPVRLLAALPRGISRHTVRFVNVGDQVVAIKETPEKIAWREYDMLVRLGKLGPPMVSPYAVVTGRTTPGGEPLLSCLITKHLPFSLPYRALFAEDIDPSMADRLIDALAVLLVRLHLLGFFWGDVSLSNTLFRKDADGFAAYLVDAETGELHDELTAGQRSHDLELARVNIIGELMDLQAGGLLDPEIDVIEIGCAVVESYEQLWEELTGEETIGLDQRWKLTARIDRLAELGFDIGEMSMVHDAGNEAFVVRPKVVDAGHNQRQVKHLTGLDVQEAQAKRLIDDMRTFASVQGLGDELNQAVARLWILEAFRPTLELVPEKFRRQYQEAQLYHEILEHRWYISEAAGEDVGIDTAVRSYVTHVLQQREHKATISDHES, from the coding sequence ATGGCTCCGCTGTCGATTAATGCTGCCTCCCCTGACCCGCAGTTGATGAATCTTCCCTGGGATCGTCCCCTAGAGAAATGGCCTGTGCGGCTATTAGCAGCATTGCCGCGTGGTATTTCCCGACACACGGTGCGATTTGTCAATGTTGGCGACCAGGTGGTGGCAATTAAAGAAACCCCGGAGAAGATCGCCTGGCGGGAATACGACATGCTGGTTCGCTTGGGCAAACTCGGCCCGCCTATGGTGAGTCCCTATGCGGTGGTCACTGGCCGCACCACCCCCGGCGGGGAGCCTTTATTATCATGCCTGATCACTAAGCATCTCCCATTTTCGCTGCCCTACCGGGCACTATTTGCCGAAGATATTGATCCTTCAATGGCGGATCGTCTTATCGATGCGCTAGCGGTGCTGCTGGTGCGCCTTCATTTGCTGGGATTCTTTTGGGGAGATGTGTCGCTGTCGAACACCCTATTTCGGAAAGACGCCGACGGTTTCGCAGCCTATCTGGTCGATGCGGAAACCGGCGAGCTGCACGATGAGCTCACCGCCGGGCAGCGCAGCCACGATCTAGAGCTGGCGCGGGTCAATATTATTGGCGAATTGATGGATCTGCAGGCAGGCGGATTGCTGGATCCGGAGATAGATGTCATCGAAATTGGCTGTGCCGTAGTGGAATCCTACGAACAACTGTGGGAGGAACTTACCGGTGAAGAGACCATCGGCTTGGATCAGCGATGGAAGCTCACTGCTCGGATTGATCGGCTAGCCGAGCTAGGTTTCGACATTGGGGAGATGTCGATGGTGCACGATGCGGGCAATGAGGCGTTTGTGGTGCGTCCAAAGGTGGTGGATGCTGGCCATAATCAGCGACAGGTGAAGCATCTCACCGGATTGGATGTGCAGGAGGCACAAGCGAAACGGCTCATCGACGATATGCGCACCTTTGCATCCGTGCAAGGGTTGGGCGACGAGTTGAATCAGGCGGTTGCCCGGCTGTGGATTTTGGAAGCGTTTCGCCCCACCCTGGAGCTGGTGCCGGAGAAATTCCGCCGCCAATATCAGGAAGCACAGCTCTACCACGAGATTTTGGAGCATCGCTGGTATATCTCGGAGGCTGCCGGTGAGGATGTGGGCATCGATACGGCGGTTCGCTCCTATGTGACCCATGTGTTACAGCAGCGGGAGCATAAAGCCACGATTAGCGACCACGAAAGCTGA
- a CDS encoding carbohydrate ABC transporter permease, giving the protein MTRENTATLPDGRTYTPSKGNVPQSLKPKPLTTVIIRAALLIVAIYFMLPVYWLLISATKSDNGLTESNGFWFAPQTANGRNIGGFHLVENYQGLMAYSASHGHYWRWVGNSVLYSVSAGVIGVLVSVMAGYALSKFKFRGSALVQGCIMAGLLMPVALLSVPLYLLFSEFGLLNNPLAVIIPSAVSPFGVFLARVYVEASVPDELLEAARIDGAGEFRIFFTMVLRLLAPAMVTIFLFIFVATWNNFLLPLIMMTDESQKPVTVALYGMLAYFDPDKGQVLLGALMAIAPVVVLFTFLQRFWQSGLAAGSVKG; this is encoded by the coding sequence ATGACTAGGGAAAACACGGCAACCCTGCCCGACGGGCGCACCTATACGCCATCGAAAGGCAATGTGCCCCAGTCGCTCAAACCGAAACCACTCACCACAGTCATCATCCGGGCTGCCCTGCTTATCGTGGCAATCTACTTTATGCTGCCGGTGTATTGGCTACTGATATCTGCGACAAAATCCGATAACGGGCTCACCGAATCCAACGGTTTCTGGTTCGCCCCCCAAACCGCGAACGGCCGCAACATTGGTGGCTTCCACCTGGTGGAAAACTATCAAGGGCTGATGGCCTATTCCGCCTCCCACGGCCACTATTGGCGGTGGGTCGGCAACTCAGTGCTGTACTCGGTATCCGCCGGGGTTATTGGGGTACTGGTATCAGTGATGGCCGGCTATGCGTTGAGCAAATTTAAATTCCGCGGCTCAGCTCTCGTCCAAGGCTGCATCATGGCCGGCCTGCTCATGCCGGTCGCGCTGCTCAGCGTGCCGCTGTATCTACTGTTCAGCGAATTTGGTCTGTTGAACAATCCGCTGGCTGTCATCATCCCCTCTGCAGTGTCCCCCTTCGGCGTGTTCCTTGCCCGGGTGTATGTGGAAGCCTCCGTGCCCGACGAGCTCTTAGAAGCAGCCCGCATCGACGGTGCCGGCGAATTCCGCATATTCTTCACCATGGTGCTGCGCCTACTCGCCCCCGCTATGGTGACCATTTTCCTCTTCATTTTCGTCGCCACCTGGAACAACTTCCTGCTGCCGTTGATCATGATGACCGACGAATCACAAAAACCAGTCACCGTCGCCCTCTACGGAATGCTGGCCTACTTCGACCCGGACAAGGGACAAGTACTCCTCGGGGCACTGATGGCTATCGCCCCGGTCGTAGTATTGTTCACCTTCCTGCAACGATTCTGGCAGTCCGGGTTGGCTGCCGGCTCAGTGAAGGGATAG
- a CDS encoding carbohydrate ABC transporter permease, giving the protein MTTPTTAPPARSNEAYIRARARRRAMYGWIFLAPFAFLFLIVFIVPIFVSAYEAFFQMKVSGGGAYGGGELSRQFVGLENFRNAVTAPNFWRGMGRVFLFGIVQIPIMILIALVLALVLDSVAARHQKLYRLLYFLPYAIPGIIAAIIWIYLYTPDVSPIFQLFGISPNLFDHNVVLWSMANVTTWTYTGYNMLIFYSALQSVPTELYEAARIDGASEWQLNTKIKIPMLSSAVLLTVLLSIIGTIQLFNEPAMFQKVAALPSDYMPMLMALAIKNNQVTVGGVSGAGPAAAVSLVMAIIAGVLALLYALIQRKVAPSND; this is encoded by the coding sequence GTGACCACCCCCACCACCGCACCACCCGCCCGGTCAAACGAGGCCTACATTCGTGCCCGCGCCCGGCGACGTGCCATGTACGGCTGGATTTTCCTCGCGCCGTTCGCTTTCTTATTCCTCATCGTTTTTATCGTCCCGATTTTCGTCTCCGCATACGAGGCCTTCTTCCAAATGAAAGTCTCCGGCGGCGGCGCTTACGGCGGCGGCGAACTCAGCCGCCAATTCGTCGGATTAGAAAACTTCCGCAATGCGGTCACCGCACCCAACTTTTGGCGCGGCATGGGGCGAGTGTTCCTCTTCGGGATCGTACAAATCCCGATCATGATCCTCATCGCCCTCGTCTTAGCGCTCGTACTTGATTCGGTCGCCGCCCGGCATCAAAAGCTGTACCGGCTGCTGTACTTCCTGCCCTACGCCATCCCCGGCATCATCGCCGCCATCATCTGGATCTATCTCTACACACCAGATGTGTCACCGATCTTCCAACTCTTCGGTATCAGCCCCAACCTGTTTGACCACAATGTGGTGTTGTGGTCGATGGCCAATGTCACCACCTGGACATACACCGGCTACAACATGCTGATCTTCTACTCTGCCCTGCAGTCCGTGCCCACGGAACTCTACGAGGCTGCCCGCATCGACGGCGCCAGCGAATGGCAGCTCAACACGAAAATCAAAATCCCCATGCTGTCCTCGGCAGTCCTGCTGACCGTCCTGCTGTCGATCATCGGCACCATTCAGCTATTTAACGAACCAGCCATGTTCCAAAAAGTCGCTGCCCTGCCATCGGACTACATGCCAATGCTCATGGCGCTCGCGATTAAGAACAACCAAGTCACAGTCGGCGGTGTATCCGGTGCCGGCCCTGCTGCCGCAGTATCCCTCGTGATGGCCATCATCGCCGGTGTTCTGGCGCTGCTCTACGCGCTTATTCAACGGAAGGTGGCACCAAGCAATGACTAG
- a CDS encoding beta-galactosidase has product MAFFHPDQTVFYGGDYNPEQWDDPAVLAEDIRLMQEAKVNLVTLGVFAWAKLEPSPGQYEMQWLIDILDRLHAAGIAVDMATATASPPAWLAHKFPDSLPVDAQGRRLKFGSRQQYCPTSPAYANRARALVERLVSAVGEHPAIVMWHVNNEYGCHVHECFCRRCAETFQQWLDVKYDNDIDALNQTWGTAFWSQTYSSFDEIQPPHLLPTFANPVQVVDWRRFSDHMLRLLCAQECLVLREQLFEPPVITTNFMGLFPHLDYWLWSAMVGVVSDDSYPDPASSAAAAQIAFDSDLMRSLKQQPFILMEQAPSAVQWRSVNAPKPLGVNMLWSMQRIAHGADGIMHFQWRQSIRGAETFHSAMLPHGGTNTRVWKETVALGAALEELPVVHGRMPKVCTALLFSWESEWIRQSCVGPVEHEFGSAARKWHRTLFEAGYTSDFVNPDTVTVDELRRYLLVVVPELFAMDQRLADTLQQAAEAGVQIIIAGPSGVVDNNGKAHNERDGYPLASLTGVKVNEPWPTCLNEHGTARIVDSPYEAPNSLTDRITGGSDLIGPPLGIHIELHHQPLKEATLVDIGQDPASDSRYGGTTWAESLSIDADVEVWARYGYQGVLAGELGGLPAIVHRIHGAGGVTYVSFDANACFRDGLCTMLLDAQPGVRDVEQAKGVERVRRGNVEFLLNHGRDPVYMELMSSGAQAGAQKAVVPPVSAATIHLSADATPIITTYRHFVDDSFNTERF; this is encoded by the coding sequence ATGGCTTTCTTCCATCCTGACCAAACCGTATTCTACGGTGGGGACTACAACCCGGAACAATGGGATGATCCGGCAGTGTTAGCTGAAGACATTCGCCTCATGCAGGAGGCGAAAGTCAACTTGGTGACCCTTGGGGTGTTCGCTTGGGCGAAACTTGAACCCAGCCCCGGCCAGTATGAGATGCAGTGGCTCATCGACATTCTTGACCGGCTTCACGCTGCCGGAATCGCCGTCGATATGGCTACCGCCACCGCCTCCCCGCCGGCGTGGCTGGCACACAAATTCCCCGATTCGCTACCTGTTGACGCCCAAGGGCGACGTCTAAAATTCGGATCCCGTCAACAATATTGTCCCACCTCCCCGGCATATGCGAACCGTGCCCGAGCGCTCGTGGAACGGCTCGTCAGTGCCGTTGGTGAACATCCAGCCATTGTCATGTGGCATGTCAACAATGAATATGGCTGCCATGTGCATGAATGTTTCTGTCGGCGCTGCGCGGAAACATTCCAGCAATGGCTAGACGTCAAATACGACAACGATATTGATGCGTTAAACCAAACCTGGGGCACCGCATTTTGGTCGCAAACCTATTCCTCCTTCGACGAGATCCAACCCCCACATTTACTGCCTACCTTCGCCAACCCGGTGCAGGTGGTCGACTGGCGCCGCTTCTCTGACCATATGCTGCGGCTACTCTGCGCCCAAGAGTGTCTCGTGCTGCGGGAACAACTCTTTGAACCCCCAGTTATCACCACCAACTTCATGGGGCTGTTCCCCCATCTGGACTATTGGCTCTGGTCTGCAATGGTGGGGGTGGTCTCTGACGACTCCTATCCTGACCCGGCCAGTAGCGCTGCCGCAGCCCAGATCGCATTCGACAGCGACCTGATGCGCAGTCTCAAACAGCAGCCTTTCATCCTGATGGAACAAGCCCCTTCAGCGGTGCAGTGGCGCAGCGTCAACGCCCCGAAACCGCTCGGGGTGAACATGCTGTGGTCTATGCAGCGGATCGCACACGGTGCCGATGGGATTATGCACTTTCAATGGCGGCAATCGATTCGTGGGGCAGAAACCTTCCATTCGGCGATGCTGCCCCACGGCGGCACCAACACCCGTGTGTGGAAAGAAACCGTCGCCCTTGGTGCGGCTTTAGAAGAGCTTCCCGTTGTTCATGGCCGTATGCCGAAAGTATGCACCGCATTGCTGTTTTCGTGGGAAAGTGAATGGATTCGACAGTCCTGTGTCGGTCCGGTCGAACACGAATTCGGCAGTGCTGCCCGCAAATGGCATCGCACCCTCTTTGAGGCTGGCTACACCAGTGATTTCGTCAACCCGGATACGGTAACCGTCGACGAGCTGCGCCGCTATCTGCTTGTTGTAGTGCCAGAGCTATTCGCTATGGATCAGCGGCTCGCCGACACACTCCAGCAGGCCGCCGAAGCAGGTGTACAAATCATTATCGCCGGCCCATCCGGGGTAGTGGACAACAACGGGAAAGCACACAATGAACGCGACGGTTATCCATTGGCGTCACTCACCGGGGTGAAAGTCAACGAACCCTGGCCGACCTGTCTTAATGAACATGGAACAGCCCGCATTGTGGATAGCCCCTACGAGGCGCCCAATAGTCTCACCGACCGGATCACCGGCGGTAGTGACCTGATAGGTCCGCCGCTCGGCATTCACATTGAACTTCATCATCAACCCTTAAAAGAAGCCACCCTCGTCGACATTGGGCAAGACCCGGCCAGCGACAGCCGCTACGGCGGCACCACCTGGGCGGAATCCCTCAGCATTGACGCCGATGTCGAAGTATGGGCACGCTACGGGTATCAAGGGGTACTTGCCGGTGAACTCGGCGGACTCCCTGCCATCGTGCATCGCATCCACGGCGCCGGTGGCGTGACCTATGTCAGTTTCGACGCGAACGCCTGCTTTAGGGATGGGCTTTGCACCATGCTGCTCGACGCACAGCCTGGGGTGCGGGATGTGGAACAGGCCAAAGGGGTGGAACGGGTACGCCGCGGCAATGTCGAATTCCTCCTCAACCACGGTCGTGACCCGGTCTATATGGAGCTCATGTCTAGTGGTGCCCAAGCCGGCGCGCAGAAAGCTGTCGTCCCCCCGGTGAGCGCAGCCACCATCCATCTCAGCGCGGACGCAACCCCCATCATCACCACCTACCGGCACTTCGTCGATGATTCGTTCAACACGGAACGATTCTAG
- a CDS encoding ABC transporter ATP-binding protein, with product MATVTFDKATRIYPGADHPSVDELDLHIADGEFLVLVGPSGCGKSTSLRMLAGLEDVNSGRILIGDRDVTDVQPKDRDIAMVFQNYALYPHMTVRENMGFALKIAGTPKDEINQRVEEAAQILDLTPYLDRKPKALSGGQRQRVAMGRAIVRKPQVFLMDEPLSNLDAKLRVQTRTQIASLQRKLGVTTVYVTHDQTEALTMGDRIAVLKDGILQQVGTPREMYEAPANVFVAGFIGSPAMNIGTFAVEGNHAVLGPARVELSPATVAALTPEDNGKVVIGFRPEACDVVSEEDGVSIPVTIDLVEELGSDAYIYGTLAGASDVSLGSGSEETSNQIIVRVPPRTAPGRGATIHVRIRPDQQHQFSAATGRRLPA from the coding sequence ATGGCAACAGTAACTTTTGATAAGGCAACCAGGATCTATCCCGGTGCCGATCATCCTTCCGTCGACGAACTCGATCTGCACATCGCCGACGGCGAATTCCTTGTTCTGGTCGGCCCGTCCGGCTGCGGTAAGTCCACATCGCTGCGTATGCTCGCCGGTTTGGAAGACGTCAACTCGGGCCGTATCTTAATCGGCGACCGGGACGTCACCGACGTGCAGCCGAAAGACCGCGACATTGCTATGGTCTTCCAAAACTATGCGCTCTATCCGCATATGACGGTTCGGGAGAACATGGGGTTTGCTCTGAAAATCGCCGGCACCCCGAAGGATGAGATTAATCAGCGGGTGGAAGAAGCCGCCCAAATCCTGGATCTCACCCCGTATCTTGACCGCAAACCGAAGGCACTCTCCGGTGGTCAGCGTCAGCGTGTGGCAATGGGGCGCGCCATTGTGCGGAAACCGCAGGTATTCCTTATGGACGAGCCGCTGTCGAACTTGGATGCGAAACTGCGTGTGCAAACCCGCACCCAGATCGCTTCCTTGCAGCGCAAACTGGGTGTCACCACCGTGTATGTGACCCACGACCAGACGGAAGCGCTCACCATGGGTGACCGTATTGCGGTGCTGAAAGATGGCATTCTGCAGCAGGTCGGCACCCCGCGGGAGATGTATGAAGCACCAGCGAACGTGTTCGTTGCCGGCTTTATCGGTTCCCCGGCGATGAATATCGGCACCTTCGCGGTTGAAGGCAATCATGCAGTGCTAGGCCCTGCCCGGGTGGAACTCAGCCCGGCCACAGTGGCAGCGCTGACCCCAGAAGACAACGGCAAGGTGGTTATCGGCTTCCGCCCAGAAGCCTGTGACGTGGTCAGCGAAGAAGATGGCGTTTCCATTCCGGTAACCATCGACCTGGTTGAAGAGCTCGGCTCTGACGCATACATCTACGGCACCTTGGCGGGTGCTTCCGATGTGTCACTCGGTTCGGGTAGTGAAGAGACCAGCAACCAGATCATTGTGCGTGTTCCTCCACGAACCGCCCCTGGTCGCGGCGCCACCATTCACGTACGGATCCGCCCCGACCAGCAGCATCAATTCTCTGCTGCAACTGGCCGCCGCCTGCCCGCATAA